The Pseudomonas pergaminensis nucleotide sequence GTCCAGGCTGAACGCGTCGCCGAGCACGAATAGCGGCACTTCGCGTTCTTCCGGCAGCAGGCCGTTGTGGGAGCGGTCGTTGTTCATGCCGTGGTCAGCGGTTACCAGCACTTGGTAACCGGCATCGAGCCAGCCTTGCAGGTAGTCGGCCAGGACGATGTCGGCCACCCGTGCGCTGTTGCGATAGTGCGCGGTATCGAGGCCGTGCTTGTGGCCGGCGTCATCGATGTTCATCGGGTGCACCACCAGGAAGTCAGGCGCGTGTCTGAGGCGCAGGCTTTCGGCGTCGGCAAACAGGTGGGAATCCGGGTAGTGGTCATTCCAGTAGAAATGCCCGTGCTGGATCGCCAACGCCTTGTCGTCGGTGTGACGGTCGCGGGCGGCGAGAAAGGGCGTGCGGTTATACAACTCGCTGACCCAGTGATAGGCCGCCGCCGCCGTGGTAAGGCCGGCGTCGGTGGCGTAATGGAAAATGCTGCGCTGGTTGGACAGGCGCGAGACGTTGTTGTGGACGATGCCACTCTGGATCGGCGGTACGCCGGTCAGGATGCATTCATACAGCGGGCGGGACAGGGCGGGCAGTTCACATTCCAGCTTGTAGAGGGCTGCGCGTCCTGCGCCGACATAGGCCTGCAAGTGCCCCATGGCGTGTCGGGCAACCTCGAAGTTCAGGCCGTCGAGCACGACAAGGATGACAGTGTGCTTCATGGGGGCTGGCGCTCCGCAACAGATGGGCTTGGATCAGGGGGCATCAGATCGGTAGGAGCCGGCAAGCCGGCTCCTACAGAGGTTTGCTTCGATTACTTCATTTCTACGATGACCTGTTCATTCCACAGCTGTGGCAGCTTTTTGGACGTGGCTTCCCAGGCATCGGCATCCTTGATCGGCTGCGGGTTGGCCTTGGTGTACTGCTCGCCGGGGATCAGGTTCTTGGCGATTTCAGCCGGCAGTTTCAGGTCGGTTTCGGCACGGATCGGACGTGCATTGCCTTTCGCCAGGTTCAGTTGGCCGGCGTCGCTGAAGATGTATTCGCGTGTCAACTTGGCGGCGTTCGGGTGCTTGGCGTATTTGTTGATGATGGTGGTGTAGCCGGATTTCACCGAACCGTCCGAGGGGATCAGCACCACGTAGTCATCCGGGTTGGCCATCTTGGCCTTGTAGCTCAGGCCGTTGAAGTCCCAGACCACGCCCACTTCGACTTCGCCTTTTTCCATGGTGGCGATGGTCGGGTTGGACAGCGAGAGACGGCCTTGCTGGGCGATCTTGGTGAAGAACTGCAGGCCGGGGGCGATGTTCTTTTCGTCGCCTTTATTGGCGATGGCGGCTGCCAGTACACCGTTGGCCGCTTGTGCCGCGGTGCTTACGTCACCAATCGAGACCTTGTACTTGCCGCTCTGCAGGTCAGCCCAGCTGGTGGGCACTTCAGAACCGTGCAGCAGCTTCTTGTTGACGATAAACGCGATGGTGCCGGTGTAGGCCAATGCCCAGTGACCGTCCTTGTCTTTAGCCCAATCCGGGACCTGGGCCCAGGTGGACGGTTTGTACGGCTGGGTGACTTCCTGCTTCACCGCAATCGGACCGAACGCTGCGCCTACGTCGCCGATGTCGGCGCTGGCGTTGTCTTTCTCGGCCTTGAACTTGGCGATTTCCTGGGCCGAGCTCATGTCGGTGTCGATGTGCTTGAGGCCGTAGGTCTTGGCGAGGTCTTCCCAAGTGCCTTTCCAGTTGGCCCAGTCATCGGGCATGCCGACGCTGTTGAC carries:
- a CDS encoding alkaline phosphatase family protein, translated to MKHTVILVVLDGLNFEVARHAMGHLQAYVGAGRAALYKLECELPALSRPLYECILTGVPPIQSGIVHNNVSRLSNQRSIFHYATDAGLTTAAAAYHWVSELYNRTPFLAARDRHTDDKALAIQHGHFYWNDHYPDSHLFADAESLRLRHAPDFLVVHPMNIDDAGHKHGLDTAHYRNSARVADIVLADYLQGWLDAGYQVLVTADHGMNNDRSHNGLLPEEREVPLFVLGDAFSLDPSAAPKQIELCGTVCELLGVPHDKPVCRELLK
- a CDS encoding ABC transporter substrate-binding protein codes for the protein MKQLFLASLLGSTIAMCTAAMAADTDLKTLEAAAKAEGAVNSVGMPDDWANWKGTWEDLAKTYGLKHIDTDMSSAQEIAKFKAEKDNASADIGDVGAAFGPIAVKQEVTQPYKPSTWAQVPDWAKDKDGHWALAYTGTIAFIVNKKLLHGSEVPTSWADLQSGKYKVSIGDVSTAAQAANGVLAAAIANKGDEKNIAPGLQFFTKIAQQGRLSLSNPTIATMEKGEVEVGVVWDFNGLSYKAKMANPDDYVVLIPSDGSVKSGYTTIINKYAKHPNAAKLTREYIFSDAGQLNLAKGNARPIRAETDLKLPAEIAKNLIPGEQYTKANPQPIKDADAWEATSKKLPQLWNEQVIVEMK